The following are encoded together in the Chlorocebus sabaeus isolate Y175 chromosome 12, mChlSab1.0.hap1, whole genome shotgun sequence genome:
- the LOC103239661 gene encoding ficolin-2-like, which yields MSSRVGTNSLHAGPGRSLVIVLRPSPSPGNHLRLQWMFLNFCGLTAASRSVISSRAGFHKPFCPAAGLRQGSRQAFPKDTNRQAFPHRPQGAFCWAERPCQGKPGSLSGKSVGPAEGSSPEAVPLPVGATKPSGGSGLPHCGWEMETEVTVGGCSPIRTTEFLQWQRPEPQRLSQAAVAMGPALLALSFLWTTALTEDTCPEVKVVGLEGSDKLTILRGCPGLPGAPGPRGEAGANGKRGERGPPGPPGKAGPPAPKGDAWESDRCNTGPRTCKDLLGRGPSLSGWHTIYLPDCRPLTVLCDMDTDGGGWTVFQRRVDGSVDFYRDWAAYKQGFGSRLGEFWLGNDNIHALTAQGTSELRVDLVDFEGNRQFAKYRSFKVASEAEKYKLVLGTFVEGSAGDSLTYHNNYPFSTKDRDNDQDAENCAVRYQGAWWYATCHLSNLNGGYLGGAHESFANGINWNSGKGYNYSYKVSEMKVRPT from the exons ATGTCCTCTAGGGTTGGAACCAACTCCCTGCATGCTGGCCCAGGGAGGTCCCTGGTAATCGTCCTGcgtccctctccctcccctgggaACCACCTCAGACTGCAGTGGATGTTCCTAAATTTCTGTGGACTCACAGCAGCTTCTCGGTCAGTGATCTCCTCAAGGGCTGGATTCCACAAGCCCTTCTGTCCTGCTGCGGGCCTCAGGCAGGGTTCCCGCCAAGCTTTCCCTAAAGACACAAACAGGCAGGCCTTTCCACACCGGCCTCAGGGAGCCTTCTGCTGGGCAGAGCGTCCCTGCCAAGGGAAGCCAGGCTCGTTAAGTGGGAAGTCTGTGGGGCCTGCGGAAGGCAGCAGCCCTGAGGCTGTTCCACTGCCAGTTGGTGCCACCAAGCCGTCAGGAGGGAGTGGCCTTCCCCACTGTGGTTGGGAAatggagacagaggttacagtgggcgGCTGCAGCCCTATAAGAACCACGGAGTTCCTTCAGTGGCAAAGACCGGAGCCACAAAGGCTGAGCCAAGCTGCCGTGGCCATGGGACCTGCTCTCCTCGCCCTCTCCTTCCTGTGGACCACGGCCTTGACTGAGGACACCTGTCCAG AGGTGAAGGTGGTGGGCCTGGAGGGCTCTGACAAGCTCACCATTCTCCGAGGGTGCCCGGGGCTGCCCGGGGCCCCAGGGCCAAGGGGAGAGGCAGGCGCCAATGGAAAGAGAG GAGAACGCGGCCCCCCTGGACCCCCTGGGAAGGCAGGGCCACCTGCGCCCAAGG GAGACGCTTGGGAATCTGATCGATGTAACACAG GCCCACGTACCTGCAAGGACCTGCTAGGCCGTGGGCCTTCCCTGAGCGGCTGGCACACCATCTACCTACCTGACTGCCGGCCCCTGACTGTGCTCTGTGACATGGACACGGACGGAGGGGGCTGGACC GTTTTCCAGCGGAGGGTGGACGGCTCCGTGGACTTCTACCGGGACTGGGCCGCGTACAAGCAGGGCTTCGGCAGTCGGCTCGGGGAGTTCTGGCTGGGGAATGACAATATCCACGCCCTGACCGCCCAGG GAACCAGCGAGCTCCGTGTAGACCTGGTGGATTTTGAGGGCAATCGCCAATTTGCTAAGTACAGATCATTCAAGGTGGCCAGTGAGGCGGAGAAGTACAAGCTGGTCCTGGGGACCTTTGTGGAGGGCAGTGCGG GTGATTCTCTGACATACCACAACAACTACCCCTTCTCCACCAAAGACCGAGACAACGACCAAGATGCTGAAAACTGTGCTGTGCGCTATCAGGGAGCCTGGTGGTATGCCACCTGTCACCTGTCAAATCTGAATGGTGGCTACCTCGGGGGGGCCCATGAGAGCTTTGCAAATGGCATCAACTGGAATTCGGGGAAAGGGTACAACTACAGCTACAAGGTGTCAGAGATGAAGGTGCGGCCCACCTAA